DNA from Onthophagus taurus isolate NC chromosome 2, IU_Otau_3.0, whole genome shotgun sequence:
ACCTTCTATTTTGATTCTCttctatataaatattatatttataaactgacatcacatttttatattttttcttctataataagtcgaaattaaaacaaaatacacaGTAAGATTggactgaaaaaaaaaaataattatatgtaCAATTATTTCGGCGGAAGTATTCTATGATATACAAAAACCAATACTTAAAATACgctcaattaataaaaaaatactaaataaaaaagagCCTTATCAATTATTACACTATAGAAAACTTCGAATATAAATCAACCTGAAAAGATTTCAGAATGAAACGTACTCTCAAACGAGTcgagaacaaaaaaaaagagtaGAAAGTAATAAGGgggtaaagaaataaaatttaaaaaaaaatgtgtgaatcaaaattaaaaaaaatgtgatgtaaaaacgttttttatatCCATCCAATTCGACGATATGTATACCTCAAGAAGACATAAGAAACAAACAAACGCAatgaatatatatatatagttatAGACGATTTTTTTCCTCTGTTTCTCGCGTACGTGCGATGTCCAGCCCAATTTTAAGtgtgttgttgttgttgtggaTGTTCATTGTTGTTTTATGTTGTAACTCTCTCAATCTGCATGCGTCCCTCGCTCTAAACCTTACTACCGACGGTGTTAGTGCACCTCCGACGGCTCTGGTTTCGGCGCGTGGTGGTTGGTCGGGTCCGGATTGCTCAACGGCTGAAAATAAAGAACAGTTAGATAAGCCACTTATTGCCCCTTACTTACTGGCATCGTTTCACTTACTTACTACATTAGTAGGTCTAGCTAGCTTAAGTGAATTTTCAATGACTTTTCTagaagaaatgaaaaacaaaaaagagtATGTTTTATGCAACAACGataaatacaacaaatattaaaaaggtTTGGAAAATAATAACAGGGATTTTTAGGTATACAGTGCGTTCGTAAAGTAGGGGATATAgacgataaaatcattataaacggtttatggaacaATCcctagattttaaaaattttcccccatttttaaacgagttatgacgttatcgatattttttttaaatagcaactcccatttttattacggaatatgatatttttctcaatttagtacagtcaatataattacttcaaatttgcTTGAAATGATAAAAGTAGCAGTCGAAATGagtaaaaatcgttaaaaatcaattaaaattaagttaaatgttcaaatttttCCTAATATATCAGGAGTTATGCTTATTCTTCTCGGATTCGAGTTTTTAGTTCATCCAAAGTACTTGATTTATCAAATCTGATGACCTTGCAGGCTACTCAATTAACCTTTTTCTCCTAATCCATCGATTAGGAAATAATTGGTTTAACTAACTCGAACAGGAACGACAAAGTGTGGTGGTGCGTCATCTCGTTGGGGAAATAACTGCCGTTGAAATTGAGTTGGGTCAACTCAATTCCTAAGGAATCGATCTCATTCCTCAGAATTGTGAAAAATCTAAATATCTCTTTCCAGTTATAAGGTTCCCTCAAAAAAGTAAGGACCCAGTACCGACAATTTTGTCTATTTACTTTTTCTCTCAATGTAAATATTGCCTCATCGGAAAAATCATGTTTTTGACCAAAACACCATCGCCGTAGTTGCAAAATTGTTGCAATTCCTCACAAAATTGCGCTCTTCTATCAAAATCATCTTTATTAAACTCGTTAATGAGAAACAGttgatttacatttttttttgtacatctAAAACCATGTTTTGTTGAACTTTCCCTGAAACATTTGGTCGGCCAGACTTCGAGAAATCTCGTACAAGGACGCGCGCGTATAACTATCGATTGTAACTAGCATGTTAGGATTCTTTGCACCTTCCTTGGACCTTGTTTTATTGCctttttgtatatttagaaCGTTGTTATTCTCTACAGTTACAAGaatcactttaaaatttgtattttttatccatTTGCGCGCGTTGATACGTACACGAGATTGATCGCTGAAGAAAATTCTCAATCGTTGtataaaaacagtttttgtaAGCTCAATTATTTAGTGCAATAATGGGTCCAAGGCCAGGGACATCAATATCGATAATTGATCCAATGAAGAAATTGAATATGATTCTGATTCAGAAAACGATTGTATTATTGAAGATGATTATAATATAGTGAACAAGATGAAAGATGTCTTATATATGTTGTTACTATCATGGACGTGATAGTATCCATTGGAAAAGAGATATTTCTcccaaaaatgtaaagactaAGAGTTATAATTTAGTATCCAATAGACCTGAATCTAGAAGATACGCAAAAAAATCCTTCAGGCTTGGAATTGCATCATCACTAACAATATATTAAGTTTGGTTGTTTGAaggaaaaatttcttttgacTAGAGCgccatctttatttttgtacaacaaataataacaatacttAAGAAGTGAAGTCATTTAAGTACTCTAACAACAACTTCTTACAAAACTAAGATATCTCAACCCATTCCGGAGATACTTGGCCTGGAAGTTTTAAGTGAAACACTGTATATAGGAAAAATTCGTACAGTTTTTACGAGAACGTGACGATTGTTATATTACACAGGAGTAATTAAATCAGCACATCTAAATACGCATAATTTATGGTCAAAAGATAATTCGGAAGAATAGATCTCTTCATTTCCTGTATGTCAAGAAGAGACTTTTGTTTCTGTTAAGGTGTCTTCGTTGATGATGTGAGAGATAAGACTGAAAGAAGAAAGATTGATAAATGGGGACTGTTCCGAGATCTTTCAAGATTACAGGAAAATAAGCAAAAATCATATGTAATAGGAGAATACGCAacgataaaagaaaaattaaaaccatgaAGAGCAAATCTGCTCGTTATagagttaaaatatttttgttttgtgatgCTCAACATTATTATACGATTTATTTTGAAGCTTACGCAGGAAAGCAGTCACAAATAACGATCCAGTTTCCATTACACAACGTCTTGTGAAACCATTGATAAAACGTTTTGAAACCATTGCTTAAACCATGATTGATACTTTATTAGTAAGACATAAAATTACATGTATTGGCAcatatcacaaaaataaacGCGAAAATCCGAATGAATTTGTGACTACGAAATGGAAAGAACAATACGCAACATTATTTAGCACCcaaaaaagtaaaatgttACTTTCTGACATACCTAAGAAAGGTAGAGTAGTTCTTTTAGGTTCCACTATGCATGCAACAACAAATGTTGACAgcaattcaataaaaaaagaaatcgaaagtgatattattttataattcaacGAAAGGTTGATACGGTAGATGCATTATGTGAAACATATTCAGTTTCTAGAAAATCGTGCCGATAGCCTCTTGCCATATTCTTTGGTATGTTAAACATCGTAGCAATAAATGGGACGTAAATACGCGTTTACAATTAATATGTTCAAATGATGAGGTTGAAGAAGAGATACCACCAAAACGTCCAAAAGTGTTCATCTGGAAAAGATTACCAAACTAAAACCCAgttagaaaaatataaatttatacgCAATGAacatgttttaaaacaatttgttCACGATCCTAATTGTCCATATACGTCAAATGGGTAAAAAAAGTACCCAGCACGCctgtttaagtaataattacaTACACGAAACCCGCCTGGTTAAATTTAGTCACAACTCGGCTTACCATACTTTGGCTAATGAGTCGGCGATCAAGATAAATATGTTGCATTGAAGAGGTCAACTATTTCCTTTTGAGTTCAAGTTCGACCCCCAACTCCAATCATACATCTATTCTTTCCCGCTCGGATAAATTTACCattctaataaattaacagcgaaaacaaataaaaataataaataattaacaaataaacaacaattaacacaaaaatgatgtaataatagtttaaattaaataattgctttaagaaacaacaaaagtaaaaaacaaaaacaaaaactgaTTACTTAATCAGTTTTGGAAACTTCggaaattttatcatttcaaGCAAGTTTGAAGTAATTAAgctttaaagaaatttttttcgaaaattttcttatatagtcaatattaatattaactgtATTAAATtctgtaataaaaatggatgttatttgaaataaataacgatgacgtttttaaaaatttaaaaccttccaaaaaatttaaatctttttatggatttctccataaaccgtttataatgtttttatcgcctatatcccctactttacggacacactgtatattgtacaaagaaatgaaaaataataaaacaaaactaaaaggaaattaaatttaaatttcggGTATCATGCAACgaattatataattatgatgataaagtttcaagtaataattttatctcgTGTCTAATTATTAATGTCCGTTTCATATTATTTATAGAGAGAAATTCATCAACATAAACACTAAAACGCaagattaattattacatgAAACCCATTTTGTTATTGAATTTGTAACAATAATGATAACttaaattaatgaagttaattattttatcaaaaatcgtcATTCCCCCTTTTTTTGGGACaacaaataaaagaagaaaacaaaacatacagtaaattaaagaaagaaaaatgatttgaaaTTGATATACAAGATGGCGTAAAAGAAATCACTACTACTTATAATATTCTTATTTTGactttttgtttacttttcgATAGTTCAGAATCAAATTACGACACATATTTTGGCCATATTTCTACGTATTCTTTATTTTGCGCAGAGCTTTTTTCAATgacaatatttaaatgaattaagtgAGCCGCCAGAACTAACATTCGATATTTTTAACAAGTAATAACAACAATTCTAATAATCTCGTtatagaactaatactagatctcgaactagaaacattcgggtttagcccttgcgtctcttaagacggctaaactcgaatggttctagttttaggtatagtgttaattctagtgctagtgttagttctagtttcagttgTTAGTCAttgttagattgttgtatatattgtttattgaaataaaactagaactaacactagaactagaaagtttcgggtttaaagacgtacggctaaacccgaaactttctagttctaggtctagtgttagttctagttttaattgttaatcagcgctagattgttgcaTAGTTttcttgaactaaaagtagaattaatattaaacctaaaactagaaacattcgggtttagccgtcttaagagacgctgggctaaacccgattgtttctagttccaggtttagtgttagttttagtcgTTCCGCAAATATACTGGATGAGACATATCTAAAGTTTTAGGAAAATTAAATGCCAAGAGACCGTTTGCAACCTGTACACGACAATCTTCAAGCACTCCTGATGAAAATTAATGGCGGAAAGTGCTTTCCGCTACGTCAGCGCTCctttcttataaataaagGATGAGTATCATTTGAAcgaaattctttttaaatcaatgtCTGCAATTTACAGGTTTAAATTCCAATTAGTTACTTATGCATCAAGGCAAGAAAGCCATTAGTTTCTTAATGGGAATATGCTACTAATTACTGAAGCTGATGTACAACCAAAATAGATtaacttttcttaaatttttgatgaatattGTATACAGCATTAATTAGTTAAAACATTTAGGATTATTTTTcgatacaatttcttttacaCCATCTTACACtacatttaaaattcatatttacaTCATTgcatattattataaacatcaataaattattaatttcagtCTTTGAAAATCCTATACAAGATCTAAGTATAAAGGGgaataaagacaaaattacAGATTCTCAAGCTACCAattagaaagaaaataaataatttctactTTCAAATATACGTTAAACACGCTTAAAACCAACTAGATACTACATTTAAACAAACCGTACACGCATGATAAATTTCAAAGTTAGCtttcaattattattgatCTTACTCAACTCATCTTATCGATTAAAATAgcaaataaaatacacttGTCACATATTTATGTTCGCTACATAGCGTTACGTAAGcgagttaaaaataaaactcgaAGGGAATTAGAAATGCCGTTACAATTGCAAAACAGAACTTTCACACACGTCTTATGGTAATGTTAATTATGCGCAAAGCATGTTGCTACTTAACCTTATCGttaagtattaatttaattgagtgACCACTTTATTAAGTCTATAATAAACTTTGAACACtgataataatgattttgtaACATGTTGTCAGGTCGTAAAACCTAGGTTAAAACTTAACTTTATATCTTTATATATgcatagtaaaataataaagtgttGATAAAGTGTTagtaaaagaaattgaaagcGTTATCCTTCGAGTACTAAGTTTGactttatataataaaaaacccAAAGTGGTTTTTCTCTACGTTGAAGATGCAAGTGTCTTTAGTTTACTCACTAAAGTGTGAGGCGGGAGCACTGGCCCTGTGGGTGGCTGCGGCTGCGGCGTCGGCGGCGCTGCGTTCGGTGGCACGGCGTGCTGTGGAACCTCGTGCGTCGTTGTCGAGTGCGCCTGTTGGACGGGTAGCGCTCCTCCTTGGTAATAACCACCATTTACACCGGTCGCAGGTGACActaaacaacaaataaaaataaacattagtGTTTCAAAATCTATCTTAATTTCCCAAAATTATCCAAAACACCATATTAAGCATTAGATTTTAGTATTCCTTCaccataaaaatataatctaTTACCTGTACCTTCAGAGTAAGATCCCATAAAATACTCCTTGTTGACGCAGTTTCGTAAAACATCCGGAATCCTTCCGGTGATAGCACGTCGAATTTCCGAAGCGGCCATTTCTCGTAGCTCAGTTGCGGATGCGTCGCTATAATAAGCAGCGTGTGGCGTGCATAAAAGATTCGGCGCCTCCTTGAGCGGCCCCGTAAAGACGTTGTACGGTTCGTTCTCGTGGACATCGAGGGCCGCGGCCCGGATTCGACCCTGTTTCAGCGCGGTAGCTAAAGCATCGTCATCGACGAGGCCACCGCGCGCCGTGTTTACCAGAAACGCACCGGGCCGCATCTGCTTGATGGTGAACTCGTTGATCAAGTGGTGGTTGTGCTCATTGAGGGTGCAATGCAGAGTCACGCAGTCCGACTGGAAGAGGAGGTCCTGCAGCGTGTAGACGCGCGTCAGTCCAAGACTTTTTTCGATACCGTCAGGCAAATAAGGATCGTAAAAAATGACGTTGAAACCGAAAGCTTTGGCGCGCAGCGCGACCGCCGATCCGATTCGACCCAAACCGACTATGCCGAGGGTGTCACCTCGTATCCTCGCGCATCCTTGTGCTGCTTCTCTTACTTGTTCTGGacctaaattttataaagaaattataaaatctaaatattttaatattttaaaaagaatgtAGTTTCCATTGTTTACAAATTTGaatcatacaaaaaagaactAATGCTATAACAGtaaaaagtaatataaaaGATATCTCTTCAAATCAATTTCAAGTATTTGATGAAATAAATCCAATCGTAGAAATGATTTGAAACAAGATTCTTGAAATAATTGAATACTTAGAGTAGGTTTTTTAGTATGTATAAGAAAGATAGTATAGGAAGTAAAAGGTGATACCTGTGAATTTTTTTCCTTCTCGAACAAGGTTCGCTAGCCAATAAGTGCGTCTGTATAGGTTTAGTATGAGACAGAGAGCGGTGTCGGCGACCTCTTCGACACCATAACCGGGTACGTTGCACACGGCGATGCCGAGCTCACCGGCTGCTTTAACGTCTATGTTGTCGACGCCCGACCCTATACGCACGATGATCCTGAGCGTCTTAAACTTCTCGAGATCTTCCTTCGTGAGGATGATCGTGTGCCACATGAGCGCGCCCACAGCCTCGTTCAACACCTTCTCGTGAATTTCACTGGTGCTTTGGGCGTCGCAGAAGGCGACCGTCGCGACGTCCTTTAGAATTGGCATCTCGATCGAACAGTCGCGACCGTCAAGAAGCGCCACCAAAGGGCGTGCTTGCATGGGCCCGTTGCTGATCGGGCCGCCGCGTATGTTTTCAACCCTCGGCCTCTTTGCCATCATTTTACGTTTGTCCATTTGACGAAAAACGCGCGCGCGGTACCCTTACGACGACGCTCGCCCCAAGTAACGACGCATGCAACCGTCCGTCCCGTTATCACCGTTCACTTTAcactctttttcttttattaaaattaattaatttcgttgGCCGAACGCAACACGAAACTCCCGCACCGTGCGTTCTTatcttttctttaaattttgacgtttttccTTCTTTTCCGCCCTTCTTCTTCGTCTAAATATAACTGTTATCGTTGTCGTCCTTTTTTCTCGCAGATTCCGGGCTGTTGGTTTCGGTCGTCGTTTCCTTAGTTTGTCGGCTCCGAGTCAGGCGGAGGTTAGGTTACGCTTCGCGACTGACTGTACACTCCATATTGGCGCATGTAGACGACCGTCTGcaatgatacaaaaaaatatttataaatatgacatattacaaaaatacgTTTTTAAGTTAGTTGAACTGCTTTGTAGCaatagaaaaatttcaaaaggaACCGAACTCTACGCGGAACGTTAATAGACTCGAACAAATTGCCCCTTTCACAAATTTCTAAAGCAAGGGGccgaaacggattttcaatgAACATGCAGGCCGTTTGTCAAGTCAGGTAAAAGGTTTGCAACACTCGACCATTAATTTGCATGCCAATGGTAAAGTTCTCGGCATCAACAGTTTTGCATTTAAACATCGATCTATACACAACACCACCATATTATCGCAACATAGCACACATAACAAAGTACTGTACCGCAGTTAATTAAACAACATCAATGAATCGGTACCGCAAAATCCAATTACAGAAAGAAAATGTACAACGTTCACCACTTCACCCCCAACTGGCAACTATAGGGTTACAAGCTATCCAAAAGTTTCGTGGGCCTTTTTCTGTTATTGTCGTTTAACACGGAAATAGTCCGGAAGTGAACGAGGCTTGTCGAACGCATCCGATTAAGGGGTGTAAAGGACGAAAATAGGGCAAAATCCCCATGAAAATCGCTTCTTGTTAACGTTAACGTCCACATATATAGAGAAATTCGCTGAGTAATACGAGTCGTTTACTCATTTTGACGGACGGCGTTTGTCGGCTTTTCCACAAGCGCAGCAAATAATTCGATAATCAAATGGAATAAAAACACACTCGgacataaatataaaaaaacacgGTCGCTGTGTAACACGCTTTCTTTACGACGACCACACCGTAGCGTAAAACAAATGTCAACGATAACGTAACGGCGTTGTTAACTTGACCTCATTTTATGCCTACGCTATACAACGCTCGAAACGCTTTATTATTGATACGTTCCACATCTGACAATGCGGCTTTATCTGTTCCAAGAAACCGAAGGCGTGGAACGTGTATAATAGGAAGTTTTCAACGGAAAATTACTTACTGAATTTAATATACATGTTGTGTACAGATTATTATCACTGTAAAATACTACAACACCTGTAAGTTATCATGAATGAATGATGTAGTTTAACTAActctaaataaaaatgttgtataaaCTAGTCACAAATATTACAACCTCGCTTTAGTTTCAAATTTCTTCTgccataaataacaaaataaaagctGCATTGTGTTTGGCGTGTGCACGCCAAATTTTAGATACAAACTAAATAAGTAGTGTGAAGTCTGAGTATAAGTGGGGGGAGCTTATATATATGTCTTCTAGTTTGTTTGCTGAAATGCCATTCccattgttttattttacaaactTTACTTACTAATTATGAATGGATGAGTTAAGCAAACATGAATTAACGACATGATGGAGAGAGACGAGATACAGGTTGTTTTTGATATTGacgtaaaaataataattatttatattacaagtgggctagaaatataatcacacgagtactgtaattatgttctagcccacgtgtgatatacaacattttatctacgactgctaaaaatcacttaaaaatcaatttctttaaaaaggtctattttgacatttataaaaatattttgaaatgtctgttaacaattttgaattaatgtcaGTTTCAATAACATATTTAcgcatctggaataagtgtttcgtaatgtaaaaacataacaattaatgtttataataaatgatattgtttcttcactttttcttttgtattgttgctcgtttcaataaattaagtctattctgattgggctaaaaatgcgttacataatgaaaccagtgcggtaatgaacttcattacgtaactcaaatcacctcaaatgaatgtggtaatgatgacttatccaagcagtcgtagataaaatgttttacgtttctttataatttatttaatataataataatagacttTATTAGAATGGaatttcacaaaataacaatataaatttaactgGTTGGCAAGGGCGAAGTTAAGACAATCGTCTTCTCTTCAACTCAACCCtgtcataaaaataaacaaaatataataaaaaaataaactaaacgaataaaactaataataatagtgcaccaataaaaaataaaacgaaagaaaagatttttaaagatggtAATACAATTGCATAAAAAGCAAAACCAAATCATCGCATTCCACGTGTCCCACCCTGCATCTGATCACATCGCTCtccatataaaaattttttcatctttaCTTTAAACGACGGCAAGCTCAACATTTTCAATGATTGGGGCAagctattataaaatttaggtAAGTTATAAGAGAATGATCTCTCAAGTAATGTAGTAACATGTAGCGGTGGTGTGACAATACCCTTGCTTCGAACATTTAAGCTATGGACATCAGTGCGGAATGTAATCTTATCATACAAATAAGATGGACATTTAAGCAGCAGTAAGTTATGATAAAATGAATCCATATGGTATATGCGACGATTAAACATATTCAGTCACCCAAGATCGATCAGCCTGTGTGAGACATGGTACCCTCGTCGAAACCTGAAAATTATTCGGAGACTCATTCTGAACACGCTGAATCCTTTGTGATGTTTTTCAGTTCAGACAACTATGAAATACTGTATCACAAAAGCTAAAATGACTCAACACTAAGAAATCGCAAAGCATAACCTTTGTGCtgcgatttaaaatattcttcaTGCTATATATGAGCTTCAAAGcaacaaatgacatttttgttttgtccAGGATGTGCTTTTCGAACCTAAGATTCGAGTCGACCTGTAATCCTAAATTTCTAGCACACTCCCTAACACCAATACATTTACCAccaatattgattttaaaattttctgcaagAGAGTCTCGTGAGCCAAAGAGCATAACCactgatttatttgaatttacccGTAACGAGTGTTTAGTGGATACATCTATCAGATTATTTATGTCCTCGCCTAATTTAACTTGAGCAGTGGCCATGGCCGTAGGTAAGAACGATAGATAGATTTGGGAATCGTCAgtataaaaatgttcaaaactGTCGAAAGATTAGAAGTGTAGATACAAAACAGTAGAGGCTCCAAGATAGAACCCTGTGGCACTCCTGACTTCAAGCCTCGCAGTTCAGATCTCCGATCACCCAATTTAACCGCTTGTTGTTTGTCTGACATATAACTATCAATCATGCTCATAGCAGAATCATTGAATCCAATAAAGGATAAGATAGCTGATAAGATCCTATGATTGACAGTATCAAAGGCCCTACTGTAGTCTAGCAGAACTAATCCAGTAAGCCTATTTTGATCCGCCGCAAACAATATGTCATCAACTATATGCGTTAATGCTGTAGTTAGCATTAAATTAGTTAGCACGAAATCCAGACTGTGTTCTAGgcaaaatattaagtttatcGACAAATTCCCGAATTTGatcattcatatttttttctaatacttCAGACAAAACAGGTAAATTACTAATTGGTCGCAGGTCCGAAAATGTCATAGGATTTTCAATCTTTGGCGAAGGTGTTACTAAAGATTTCTTCCAACATTTTGGAAAGATTGACCTCGATAAGCACATATTAATATGTGTGACGTAAGGAATGATGAAAGGACAACAGTGATGTATCATCACAACCGAGAGTTCATCATATCCCACACTACCAGACTTGATATTTAACAAATGGCAAGCTACAATATGCTCCGAAACAGGCACAAAAGCAAACAATTCATTAAAGGTAGACTTTTTCGTAGTAGTATAAGCTTGAATTAAGTCTGGATCAGCGATCATTGAGCTTTCAGCAGCTTGtaaaaaatcatcattaaTGTCTTCAACGTTATTCAAATGTTGTGGAAGTACCTGCTCTTATGATTTGGTAACATTCAGATGCCTTAGTGATTTCCAGAGATGCCTGGAacttttattatgatttatgtcacaaagatatagaacatttattttactaaaatgtactttataataaaattacaaaaaaaaaatgaaagaaaaacaacTCC
Protein-coding regions in this window:
- the CtB gene encoding C-terminal-binding protein isoform X2 — translated: MDKRKMMAKRPRVENIRGGPISNGPMQARPLVALLDGRDCSIEMPILKDVATVAFCDAQSTSEIHEKVLNEAVGALMWHTIILTKEDLEKFKTLRIIVRIGSGVDNIDVKAAGELGIAVCNVPGYGVEEVADTALCLILNLYRRTYWLANLVREGKKFTGPEQVREAAQGCARIRGDTLGIVGLGRIGSAVALRAKAFGFNVIFYDPYLPDGIEKSLGLTRVYTLQDLLFQSDCVTLHCTLNEHNHHLINEFTIKQMRPGAFLVNTARGGLVDDDALATALKQGRIRAAALDVHENEPYNVFTGPLKEAPNLLCTPHAAYYSDASATELREMAASEIRRAITGRIPDVLRNCVNKEYFMGSYSEVSPATGVNGGYYQGGALPVQQAHSTTTHEVPQHAVPPNAAPPTPQPQPPTGPVLPPHTLPLSNPDPTNHHAPKPEPSEVH
- the CtB gene encoding C-terminal-binding protein isoform X1; this encodes MDKRKMMAKRPRVENIRGGPISNGPMQARPLVALLDGRDCSIEMPILKDVATVAFCDAQSTSEIHEKVLNEAVGALMWHTIILTKEDLEKFKTLRIIVRIGSGVDNIDVKAAGELGIAVCNVPGYGVEEVADTALCLILNLYRRTYWLANLVREGKKFTGPEQVREAAQGCARIRGDTLGIVGLGRIGSAVALRAKAFGFNVIFYDPYLPDGIEKSLGLTRVYTLQDLLFQSDCVTLHCTLNEHNHHLINEFTIKQMRPGAFLVNTARGGLVDDDALATALKQGRIRAAALDVHENEPYNVFTGPLKEAPNLLCTPHAAYYSDASATELREMAASEIRRAITGRIPDVLRNCVNKEYFMGSYSEGTVSPATGVNGGYYQGGALPVQQAHSTTTHEVPQHAVPPNAAPPTPQPQPPTGPVLPPHTLPLSNPDPTNHHAPKPEPSEVH
- the CtB gene encoding C-terminal-binding protein isoform X3, translating into MDKRKMMAKRPRVENIRGGPISNGPMQARPLVALLDGRDCSIEMPILKDVATVAFCDAQSTSEIHEKVLNEAVGALMWHTIILTKEDLEKFKTLRIIVRIGSGVDNIDVKAAGELGIAVCNVPGYGVEEVADTALCLILNLYRRTYWLANLVREGKKFTGPEQVREAAQGCARIRGDTLGIVGLGRIGSAVALRAKAFGFNVIFYDPYLPDGIEKSLGLTRVYTLQDLLFQSDCVTLHCTLNEHNHHLINEFTIKQMRPGAFLVNTARGGLVDDDALATALKQGRIRAAALDVHENEPYNVFTGPLKEAPNLLCTPHAAYYSDASATELREMAASEIRRAITGRIPDVLRNCVNKEYFMGSYSEGTVSPATGVNGGYYQGGALPVQQAHSTTTHEVPQHAVPPNAAPPTPQPQPPTGPVLPPHTLKSH